The following are encoded in a window of Deltaproteobacteria bacterium genomic DNA:
- a CDS encoding 3'(2'),5'-bisphosphate nucleotidase, translating into MSRELEREVAVRAVLKACRLCRNVQSEHMSRQKVNKTDGSPVTVADFGGQALVSHHLSMAFPADPLMGEESSDQLLRRENGALKESVIQHVRRIVPELDEEEILAAIDRGNASGGPSGRFWVLDPVDGTKGFLRGAQYAVALALVEDGEVTLGVLGCPNLPLVLDNPGGHPGQGCLFFAAKGEGAFMRPLDEEREQRITVSLEERPSGALFAESFESEHSSHKDSARLAKMLGVTREPLRMDGQGKYGLVARGEATIYLRVPVGKEYAENIWDHAAGAVIVEEAGGKVTDLDGLRLDFSRGKKLEKNRGILASNGRLHDTVLEALEGLPGQKE; encoded by the coding sequence ATGAGCCGTGAACTTGAACGGGAAGTGGCCGTCCGGGCCGTCCTGAAAGCCTGCAGACTTTGCCGCAACGTCCAATCGGAACACATGTCCCGGCAAAAAGTAAACAAAACGGATGGATCCCCGGTAACGGTAGCCGATTTCGGGGGACAGGCCCTGGTGTCCCACCATCTGAGTATGGCGTTCCCGGCTGATCCCCTGATGGGAGAGGAAAGTTCGGATCAACTTCTCAGGAGGGAGAACGGGGCCCTCAAGGAATCCGTTATCCAACACGTGCGTCGAATCGTTCCGGAACTGGATGAGGAAGAGATCCTGGCGGCCATCGATCGAGGAAATGCCTCGGGTGGGCCTTCCGGACGATTCTGGGTCCTGGACCCCGTGGATGGAACGAAAGGGTTTTTAAGAGGTGCCCAGTATGCGGTGGCGCTGGCTCTCGTGGAAGACGGGGAAGTCACCCTAGGGGTGTTGGGATGTCCGAATCTTCCGTTGGTTCTCGATAACCCGGGGGGGCATCCTGGACAGGGGTGCCTTTTCTTTGCAGCCAAGGGGGAAGGGGCCTTTATGCGTCCCCTGGATGAGGAGAGAGAGCAACGGATCACTGTATCACTGGAGGAGCGGCCCTCTGGGGCCCTCTTTGCCGAGTCCTTCGAATCGGAACATTCTTCCCATAAAGACAGCGCCCGGCTCGCAAAAATGCTCGGAGTCACCAGGGAGCCCCTCCGGATGGACGGCCAGGGGAAATACGGCCTTGTGGCCAGAGGGGAGGCCACTATCTATCTCCGGGTGCCGGTAGGGAAGGAATATGCAGAGAATATTTGGGATCATGCTGCAGGTGCTGTTATCGTGGAGGAGGCTGGCGGGAAGGTGACCGATTTGGACGGTCTTCGGCTGGACTTTTCCAGGGGTAAGAAGCTGGAGAAAAACAGGGGAATTTTGGCAAGCAACGGCAGACTTCACGATACCGTGCTGGAGGCCCTGGAAGGGTTGCCGGGGCAGAAGGAATAA
- a CDS encoding DsrE family protein gives MADFLFVLSHDDNEKATRCFQFAKIAHSKGHRVNLFFIDGGVMWADSERDMNIKTLTGDCPNDYFPYLVENEVPIGVUIPCAKARQVDESKFFSNMVLDGGPHLIDLAAESKVFNF, from the coding sequence ATGGCCGATTTCTTGTTTGTCCTGAGTCATGATGACAATGAAAAGGCGACCCGGTGTTTTCAGTTCGCAAAGATCGCCCATTCAAAGGGACATCGGGTCAATCTGTTTTTTATCGATGGGGGAGTTATGTGGGCAGACTCTGAGAGGGATATGAATATCAAGACCCTCACCGGTGACTGCCCCAACGACTATTTCCCCTACCTAGTGGAAAACGAGGTCCCCATCGGAGTTTGAATCCCCTGCGCAAAGGCTCGTCAGGTTGACGAGTCCAAGTTTTTCTCCAACATGGTCCTGGACGGCGGTCCGCACCTGATCGATTTGGCCGCTGAGTCCAAGGTCTTCAATTTTTAG
- a CDS encoding hydantoin racemase, with the protein MPKSVLWIRAVGTDELDTTIKEFLDREKARDVEIKTVSLSRGPLHLEYRFYEALVLPDVLHWIKRADQEGYDGAVVGCYYDVGLLEGREIAERLVMTGPAEASMHIGATLGHSFSIILGRRKWIPRMLEVVHRYGFTTKLCSLKAIDFGAPDLQSDPEETQRRFKEAALEAIERDGAEVILLGCTMGFGFYRALQADLGVPVIDPLLAPLKYLELLMDLKARFKWGPSRIGLYQPPQKEEIEGWDLEGQYGWKDGRNGS; encoded by the coding sequence ATGCCTAAGAGTGTGTTATGGATCAGGGCGGTCGGGACAGACGAACTCGACACGACCATCAAGGAATTTCTTGACAGAGAAAAGGCCCGGGATGTGGAGATCAAAACCGTCTCCCTCAGCCGGGGACCCCTCCACCTAGAATACCGCTTCTATGAAGCCCTGGTATTGCCAGACGTCCTGCATTGGATCAAGCGGGCGGATCAGGAAGGATATGATGGGGCGGTGGTCGGTTGTTACTATGACGTGGGGCTTTTAGAAGGCAGGGAGATCGCCGAAAGGCTGGTCATGACCGGTCCGGCCGAGGCCTCCATGCACATCGGCGCCACCTTGGGGCATTCATTTTCGATTATTCTCGGCCGCCGCAAATGGATCCCCCGGATGCTGGAAGTAGTGCATCGTTACGGCTTTACAACAAAGCTCTGCTCTCTGAAGGCCATAGATTTCGGTGCTCCCGACCTGCAAAGCGACCCTGAAGAAACCCAGCGCCGCTTCAAGGAAGCGGCGCTGGAAGCGATTGAGAGGGACGGTGCCGAGGTCATCCTACTGGGTTGCACCATGGGATTCGGCTTCTACCGGGCACTTCAGGCCGACCTTGGCGTTCCTGTGATCGATCCCTTGCTCGCTCCCTTGAAGTACCTGGAACTCCTGATGGACTTGAAGGCCCGGTTCAAATGGGGTCCTAGCAGGATAGGCCTCTACCAACCCCCCCAAAAGGAGGAAATCGAAGGATGGGATCTGGAGGGGCAGTACGGGTGGAAGGACGGCCGCAACGGGAGCTAG